In the genome of Desulfuromonas sp. DDH964, one region contains:
- the xseB gene encoding exodeoxyribonuclease VII small subunit: protein MTAKKSVPPDFEATLKILEAAVERLEQGDLPLEQALACFEQGVQAASRCQLLLKDVETRVDCLLKDRAGSLRVEPFQPAEDD, encoded by the coding sequence ATGACGGCAAAAAAGAGTGTTCCTCCCGACTTCGAAGCGACGCTGAAAATCCTGGAAGCGGCGGTCGAACGCCTTGAACAGGGCGACCTGCCACTGGAACAGGCCCTCGCCTGTTTCGAGCAGGGGGTGCAGGCAGCGTCCCGCTGCCAGTTGCTGCTCAAGGATGTGGAAACCCGGGTCGACTGCCTGCTCAAAGATCGTGCTGGCAGCCTGCGGGTCGAGCCTTTCCAACCGGCCGAGGATGACTGA
- a CDS encoding M23 family metallopeptidase: protein MKILLLLALLFWATAAGAGELQLSAPRVATGGVVRLAYRGAPPVLAVARWNDRLIYLERDRNGAHALLGADLALAPGSYPLTLAVVDRSGASHFFQSALEVFATPFPEERLSLPAAMVNPRDPAILARIERESKRLAALFAKETPGLRAGPFRRPVPDPAGSSFGLRRILNGSPRSPHGGVDFRSPLGRRVLAAGAGRVVFAGALYFTGNTVILDHGEGLYTLYAHLQRLDCRTGNDLEGGALLGRVGSSGRSTGPHLHWGAKLRGARIDPLALLAVTGKSLDSPRTPGNNEPSPDGGDL, encoded by the coding sequence ATGAAAATTCTTCTTCTGCTCGCTCTGCTTTTCTGGGCGACAGCCGCCGGGGCCGGTGAGCTGCAGCTCTCGGCGCCGCGGGTCGCCACCGGCGGAGTGGTCCGGCTGGCCTATCGCGGCGCGCCACCGGTGCTGGCCGTGGCGCGCTGGAATGACCGCTTGATCTACCTGGAGCGGGACCGAAACGGCGCCCATGCCCTGCTCGGGGCCGACCTGGCGCTGGCGCCGGGATCCTATCCGCTCACCCTGGCCGTAGTCGACCGCAGTGGCGCTTCCCACTTTTTCCAGTCCGCCCTCGAGGTCTTTGCGACCCCTTTCCCGGAAGAGCGCCTATCCCTGCCGGCGGCGATGGTCAACCCGCGGGACCCGGCTATCCTCGCTCGGATCGAGCGCGAGTCCAAGCGCCTCGCGGCTCTTTTTGCCAAGGAGACCCCGGGATTACGGGCCGGTCCCTTCCGGCGCCCGGTCCCCGATCCCGCCGGCAGCAGTTTCGGCCTGCGACGAATTCTCAATGGTTCTCCCCGCTCCCCCCACGGCGGCGTCGATTTTCGCAGCCCGCTGGGACGCCGGGTGCTGGCTGCCGGCGCCGGCCGGGTGGTCTTTGCCGGCGCCCTCTACTTTACCGGCAATACCGTCATTCTCGATCACGGCGAAGGCCTCTATACCCTCTATGCCCATCTCCAGAGACTGGACTGCCGCACCGGCAACGACCTGGAGGGGGGGGCTCTTTTGGGGCGGGTCGGCAGCAGCGGACGATCGACCGGGCCCCACCTGCACTGGGGGGCGAAGCTGCGCGGGGCACGAATCGACCCGCTGGCGCTGCTTGCCGTTACCGGGAAAAGCCTTGACTCACCCCGGACCCCCGGCAATAATGAACCTTCTCCTGATGGTGGCGATTTATGA
- the xseA gene encoding exodeoxyribonuclease VII large subunit, giving the protein MDQTAPRLTVSRLVALLRETVEDNFVQVLVEGELSNFAAPASGHWYFSLKDEQAQLRAVMFRTQNRLLRFQPENGLQVVCSGRVSVYNQRGELQLIVDTLHPLGAGGLQLAFEQLKGRLAAEGLFAAERKRPIPGHPVMVGVVTSATGAAIHDILNVLQRRAAGVRVLLRPVRVQGEGAAEEIAAAIEDLNRHGRAEVLIVGRGGGSLEDLWAFNTEVVARAIAASGLPVISAVGHETDLTIADFVADLRAPTPSAAAELVVASRLELERHLDHLVLRLGAQIDSRLGLLRERLTGLQRRLRSPLADLALSRQRQLALEQRLYLAWQSRWQEYSGRLAVLGTRLDLLSPLRTLQRGYAIALRESDGRAVVDAATLVPGEGLRLHLARGKVRVVVAEEGE; this is encoded by the coding sequence ATGGATCAGACAGCGCCGCGTTTGACCGTTTCCCGACTGGTAGCATTGCTGCGGGAGACCGTCGAAGACAATTTTGTCCAGGTCCTGGTCGAGGGGGAGTTGTCCAATTTTGCCGCACCGGCTTCGGGGCACTGGTATTTTTCCCTCAAGGATGAGCAGGCCCAGCTGCGTGCGGTCATGTTTCGCACCCAGAACCGGCTGCTCCGCTTCCAGCCGGAAAACGGCCTGCAGGTTGTCTGCAGTGGCCGGGTCTCGGTGTACAACCAGCGCGGGGAGTTGCAGCTCATCGTCGATACCCTGCATCCCCTCGGCGCCGGAGGGTTGCAGCTCGCCTTCGAGCAATTGAAGGGACGTCTCGCGGCGGAGGGGCTCTTTGCCGCGGAGCGCAAGCGGCCAATTCCCGGGCATCCAGTGATGGTCGGAGTGGTCACCTCGGCGACCGGCGCCGCGATCCATGACATTCTCAACGTCTTGCAGCGCCGCGCCGCCGGAGTGCGGGTGCTGCTCCGCCCGGTGCGGGTCCAGGGGGAGGGTGCGGCCGAGGAGATTGCCGCCGCGATCGAGGATCTCAACCGGCATGGCCGCGCCGAAGTCCTGATCGTCGGTCGCGGCGGCGGCTCGCTGGAAGACCTCTGGGCCTTCAATACCGAGGTGGTAGCACGGGCGATCGCGGCCTCAGGGTTGCCGGTGATCTCTGCGGTCGGGCATGAAACCGACCTCACCATCGCCGACTTTGTCGCCGACCTGCGCGCGCCGACACCGAGCGCTGCGGCCGAGCTGGTGGTCGCCAGCCGCCTTGAACTGGAGCGCCACCTCGACCACCTGGTGTTGCGGCTCGGCGCCCAGATCGACAGCCGGCTTGGCCTGTTGCGGGAGCGGCTGACGGGTCTGCAGCGGCGACTGCGCTCCCCCCTCGCCGACCTGGCGCTGTCGCGGCAACGGCAGCTCGCCCTCGAGCAGCGGCTCTACCTGGCCTGGCAATCCCGCTGGCAGGAGTACTCCGGGCGGCTCGCGGTTCTCGGCACTCGCCTCGATCTCCTCTCACCGCTGCGAACGCTGCAGCGCGGCTATGCCATCGCCTTGCGGGAAAGCGACGGACGGGCTGTCGTCGATGCCGCCACCCTGGTACCGGGCGAGGGATTGCGGCTCCACCTGGCCCGGGGAAAGGTGCGGGTGGTGGTCGCGGAGGAGGGGGAATGA
- a CDS encoding ParA family protein encodes MNQGTVMSQLYVVTIASEKGGVGKTTLATNLAIYLKALCEDLPVTLFSFDNHFSVDRMFRIGQGTPRGDVADLLQGTPAEALVELGEYGVQFIPSRSDLTSLRERLTTPDLLARMLCAAQLTGVLIIDTRPDLDHFTRNALYAADRVIVPVKDMASLENCRNLYAFFAEQGLSKKALRILPCLVDSRIHFDGPFRDSYQLLKGYAINRGYRCLEGYIAKSPKVESLNTNPDGKIYPVITHGRGTEVHIQFSHLARQVFLDLRDCNELRLSAIALEQERRSQERSSAFAARLAKIAPGCLLCDRELVGPGGVESAGYFAATGSGSLSGFLDEECYSELVFRHIFQSSREGSGSQPLRELFRESAQRSYFVLRRAPGTRNFFRQQLSFYRFDESGLEVSHRVIDLDGLGRETENPLQRLALRTLCDQQGRLGDDFLLVRRVSSDVPEEILYDEAQEAFREAGRRIASQFY; translated from the coding sequence ATGAATCAAGGAACCGTCATGTCGCAACTCTACGTGGTGACAATCGCCAGCGAAAAGGGGGGGGTCGGCAAAACCACCCTGGCGACCAACCTCGCCATCTATCTCAAGGCATTGTGCGAAGACCTGCCGGTCACCCTGTTCAGCTTCGACAACCACTTCTCGGTCGATCGCATGTTCCGGATCGGCCAGGGAACCCCGCGCGGGGATGTTGCCGACCTGCTACAGGGAACGCCCGCCGAGGCGTTGGTCGAACTGGGCGAATACGGCGTCCAGTTTATCCCTTCCCGCTCTGACCTCACCAGCCTGCGCGAGCGACTGACCACCCCGGACCTCCTCGCCAGGATGCTCTGTGCAGCGCAATTGACCGGGGTTCTGATCATCGACACCCGCCCCGACCTCGACCACTTCACCCGCAACGCCCTCTACGCCGCCGACCGGGTTATCGTCCCGGTCAAGGATATGGCCTCCCTCGAAAACTGCCGCAACCTCTACGCCTTCTTCGCCGAGCAGGGGCTGAGTAAAAAGGCGCTGCGCATTCTCCCGTGCCTGGTCGACTCGCGCATTCATTTCGACGGCCCCTTTCGCGATTCCTACCAGCTGCTCAAAGGCTATGCCATCAATCGCGGCTACCGCTGCCTGGAGGGATATATCGCCAAGAGCCCCAAGGTCGAATCTCTCAATACCAACCCCGACGGCAAGATCTACCCGGTCATTACCCATGGCCGCGGCACGGAGGTCCATATCCAGTTCAGCCACCTGGCCCGCCAGGTCTTCCTCGACCTGCGCGACTGCAATGAACTCCGTCTTTCGGCCATAGCATTGGAGCAAGAGCGCCGGAGCCAGGAGCGCAGCAGCGCCTTTGCGGCCCGTCTCGCCAAAATCGCCCCGGGTTGCCTGCTGTGCGACCGCGAACTGGTCGGACCGGGAGGAGTCGAATCAGCGGGCTATTTTGCCGCAACCGGAAGCGGCAGCCTCTCCGGTTTCCTCGATGAGGAATGCTACTCGGAGCTGGTCTTCCGCCATATCTTCCAGTCATCGCGGGAAGGGAGCGGCAGTCAGCCTTTGCGGGAGCTGTTCCGGGAATCGGCGCAGCGCTCCTACTTCGTCCTGCGGCGTGCCCCGGGAACCCGCAATTTCTTTCGCCAGCAGCTCTCTTTTTACCGCTTCGACGAAAGCGGTCTCGAAGTTTCCCACCGGGTAATCGACCTCGACGGGCTTGGCCGGGAAACCGAGAACCCGTTGCAGCGACTGGCGCTAAGGACCCTCTGCGACCAGCAGGGACGACTGGGGGACGATTTCCTGCTGGTGCGCAGGGTGAGCAGCGATGTGCCGGAAGAGATCCTCTACGATGAAGCCCAGGAAGCCTTCCGGGAAGCCGGGCGGCGCATTGCCAGCCAGTTCTACTGA
- a CDS encoding divergent polysaccharide deacetylase family protein, with product MSARKKPSRRKSPRRSHGGSLTLKLWLAGVFLVGFVLVSLILLGELRSRYLSPTVPPPSPSAGAPATPPQVTEGTRWEEIRRRLESAGWRGERFDAEPGAASWEYRVARPIPPSTELAAMAESLCRLPGVEAELLPGRGLRILHGDHQQGAILFQPPAPPAQPGRSARVAIIVDDLGRDVATLRQFLGVKVPLTLAILPNETHARESARLAHETGHEVLIHIPMEPQGYPAVNPGHDALFVAASADELRQRFQGYLTAVPFAVGGNNHMGSRFTEDPAGMAVVLGQMREAGLFFVDSRTTGASVAFELARRAGIPVAQRDMFLDNVQDAGLIGGEIRKLIRMARQHGSAIGICHPHPATLTALRQALPELRAAGIEVVPVSQLVAVPTAPQ from the coding sequence ATGTCCGCAAGGAAAAAACCGTCGCGGCGCAAATCCCCCCGCCGTTCGCACGGGGGGTCCCTGACCCTGAAACTTTGGCTCGCCGGGGTCTTCCTGGTCGGCTTTGTCCTGGTCAGCCTCATTCTGCTTGGCGAGCTGCGCAGCCGCTATCTCTCGCCGACCGTGCCGCCCCCCTCGCCCAGTGCCGGCGCCCCGGCAACTCCCCCGCAGGTAACGGAAGGGACCCGTTGGGAGGAAATCCGGCGCCGGCTCGAGAGCGCCGGTTGGCGGGGGGAACGGTTTGATGCCGAACCCGGTGCCGCCAGCTGGGAGTACCGGGTCGCCCGTCCCATCCCCCCATCGACCGAACTGGCGGCCATGGCCGAGTCGCTGTGTCGTCTGCCAGGGGTGGAGGCCGAGCTCCTGCCGGGACGAGGCCTGCGGATTCTTCATGGCGATCATCAGCAGGGGGCGATCCTTTTCCAGCCCCCAGCCCCTCCCGCCCAGCCCGGCAGGAGTGCCAGGGTTGCGATCATCGTTGATGATCTCGGGCGTGACGTCGCGACCCTGCGCCAGTTCCTCGGCGTCAAGGTGCCCCTGACCCTGGCCATTCTTCCCAACGAGACCCATGCCCGGGAGTCGGCCCGGCTTGCCCACGAAACGGGGCACGAAGTGTTGATCCACATCCCGATGGAGCCGCAGGGCTACCCGGCCGTCAACCCGGGGCATGATGCCCTTTTCGTCGCCGCTTCCGCCGATGAATTGCGGCAACGTTTCCAGGGCTACCTGACCGCGGTCCCCTTTGCAGTGGGCGGCAACAATCACATGGGGTCAAGATTTACCGAGGATCCGGCGGGAATGGCGGTGGTGTTGGGGCAGATGCGCGAGGCGGGGCTCTTCTTTGTTGACAGCCGGACGACCGGCGCATCGGTCGCCTTTGAACTGGCGCGGCGGGCCGGAATTCCGGTGGCCCAGCGCGATATGTTCCTTGATAATGTCCAGGACGCCGGCCTGATCGGCGGTGAAATCCGCAAGCTGATTCGCATGGCTCGCCAGCACGGCAGCGCCATCGGCATCTGCCATCCCCATCCCGCGACCCTGACCGCCTTGCGCCAGGCCCTCCCCGAACTGCGCGCCGCCGGCATCGAAGTGGTGCCGGTTTCGCAGCTGGTTGCGGTTCCGACCGCCCCTCAGTAG
- a CDS encoding S41 family peptidase has translation MHKSRRATLFILVLALVLLGWLSSGRFNPPAIAESGQDYQELKLFTDVLAIVRKSYVEEVPMKDLIYGAINGMLGSLDPHSSFMPPDVYKEMRVDTRGEFGGLGIEITIRDHVLTVVSPIEDTPAFRAGLKAGDQIIMIGEESTKEMTIMDAVKKMRGPKGTSVTISVMRDDFEKPQEFTLVRELIKIQSVKAKTLEDGFGYVRLTQFQERTGDDLLKALERLHQENPQGLSGLILDLRNNPGGLLDQAVKVSDLFLDSGLIVYTEGREEGSAMKFTAHQDGTEPDYPLVVLINGGSASASEIVAGALHDHDRAVILGTQSFGKGSVQTIMPLSDNSGLRLTTARYFTPAGISIQAKGITPDIVVPAMEIKELEEGSGLREKDLTNHFEGGSPAVTTEPAATPKFQLDQAARQDYQLLRALDLLKGYRIMQELTHKAA, from the coding sequence ATGCATAAAAGTCGGCGTGCGACTCTTTTCATCCTGGTTCTTGCCCTGGTCCTGCTCGGCTGGCTTTCCAGCGGCAGGTTCAACCCGCCGGCGATTGCCGAATCGGGGCAGGATTACCAGGAACTCAAGCTCTTTACCGATGTCCTCGCGATCGTCCGCAAAAGCTATGTCGAAGAAGTGCCGATGAAAGACCTCATTTACGGGGCGATCAACGGCATGCTCGGTTCCCTCGATCCCCACTCTTCCTTCATGCCGCCGGACGTCTACAAGGAGATGCGCGTCGACACCCGGGGGGAGTTCGGTGGGCTCGGCATCGAGATTACCATTCGGGACCACGTGCTGACGGTGGTTTCGCCGATCGAGGATACCCCCGCCTTCCGGGCCGGGTTGAAGGCCGGTGACCAGATCATCATGATCGGTGAGGAATCGACCAAAGAGATGACGATCATGGACGCGGTCAAGAAGATGCGTGGTCCGAAGGGGACCTCGGTGACGATCAGCGTGATGCGCGATGACTTCGAAAAACCGCAGGAATTCACCCTGGTCCGGGAACTGATCAAGATCCAGAGTGTCAAGGCGAAGACCCTCGAAGACGGGTTCGGTTATGTGCGGCTTACCCAGTTCCAGGAGCGCACCGGGGACGATCTGCTGAAAGCCCTGGAAAGACTTCACCAGGAAAACCCCCAGGGGCTCTCCGGTCTCATTCTCGACCTGCGCAACAACCCCGGGGGGCTCCTGGATCAGGCGGTCAAGGTGTCGGATCTCTTTCTCGACAGTGGCCTGATTGTCTATACCGAAGGGCGCGAAGAGGGGAGCGCGATGAAGTTCACCGCGCACCAGGACGGGACCGAACCGGACTATCCCCTGGTGGTCCTGATCAACGGCGGTAGCGCCAGCGCCTCGGAAATCGTGGCCGGCGCCCTTCACGATCACGATCGTGCCGTAATTCTCGGCACCCAGAGCTTCGGCAAGGGCTCGGTGCAGACTATCATGCCCCTCAGCGACAACTCCGGTTTGCGCCTGACCACGGCCCGCTACTTTACCCCGGCGGGGATCTCCATCCAGGCCAAGGGGATAACCCCGGATATCGTCGTGCCGGCCATGGAGATCAAGGAACTCGAAGAGGGTAGCGGGCTGCGGGAAAAAGATCTCACCAATCATTTCGAGGGGGGGAGCCCGGCCGTGACCACCGAACCGGCGGCGACACCCAAATTCCAGCTTGACCAGGCAGCACGGCAGGATTATCAGTTGCTGCGGGCCCTCGATCTGCTCAAGGGGTATCGCATCATGCAGGAGCTGACCCACAAGGCCGCTTGA
- a CDS encoding murein hydrolase activator EnvC family protein: protein MRLHGGARGRRIGVGLLLLVLLAPGPLRADELTTTRQRLAEIERRIETTAANAAEKKDREKHLAADLATLEEEQGRLEKRIRERQVSLRQLSARIGTEEQLVAEIKRSVTALAAKVRQRLVGLYKSGDGGLLRVLFGATSPASLAEDYDFLGRIIGRDRQLIAGYRDTLQQQEAGLQRLAQLKRQEEASLAASRREQQTLKAAGALKARLVAELRQERAGLERELADLRERAERLVALVKRLESTKGAEYSGDSHLFVQQQGRLAWPLPGPVEVSFGTGRNPQLGTLHDSQGIEIGCRAGEEVRAIWAGRVIFANWFKGYGRLLIIDHGESYYSLYAQAASLTKQVGDQVERGEVVALTGYEGARRFYFEIRHSGTPLDPEAWLAPHQNH, encoded by the coding sequence ATGCGGTTGCACGGCGGTGCCCGGGGGAGGCGTATTGGCGTCGGCCTGCTCCTCCTGGTCCTGCTCGCCCCAGGGCCGCTCCGGGCCGATGAGCTGACGACAACCAGGCAGCGACTTGCCGAGATCGAGCGACGGATTGAAACTACGGCGGCAAACGCCGCCGAAAAAAAGGATCGGGAGAAACACCTTGCCGCGGACCTGGCGACCCTTGAGGAGGAACAGGGCCGGCTCGAAAAGCGCATTCGTGAGCGGCAGGTTTCGCTGCGGCAGCTGAGTGCCCGGATCGGTACCGAAGAGCAACTCGTCGCGGAAATCAAGCGATCGGTCACCGCCCTGGCAGCAAAGGTCCGGCAACGCCTGGTCGGCCTCTACAAGTCGGGTGATGGCGGCCTGCTGCGGGTCCTCTTCGGGGCAACCTCACCCGCCAGTCTGGCCGAAGACTATGACTTCCTGGGACGGATCATCGGCCGGGACCGGCAGCTGATTGCCGGCTACCGGGACACGTTGCAGCAGCAGGAAGCGGGCCTGCAGCGCCTGGCGCAGCTCAAACGGCAGGAAGAGGCCAGCCTGGCAGCGAGCCGGCGGGAACAGCAAACGTTGAAGGCAGCTGGAGCGCTCAAGGCGCGCCTGGTTGCCGAGTTGCGCCAGGAACGGGCCGGCCTCGAGCGGGAACTGGCCGATCTGCGCGAACGGGCGGAGCGGCTGGTGGCCCTGGTCAAAAGGCTTGAATCCACCAAAGGTGCCGAGTATAGTGGCGATTCACACTTGTTTGTCCAGCAGCAGGGCCGTCTTGCCTGGCCGTTGCCGGGTCCGGTGGAGGTCAGTTTCGGGACCGGAAGGAACCCGCAACTGGGTACCCTGCACGACAGCCAGGGGATTGAAATTGGCTGCCGGGCGGGCGAGGAAGTGCGGGCCATCTGGGCGGGGCGGGTTATTTTCGCCAATTGGTTCAAGGGCTACGGCCGGCTGCTGATCATCGATCACGGGGAGAGTTACTATTCGCTCTATGCCCAGGCGGCCAGCCTGACCAAGCAGGTCGGTGACCAGGTGGAGCGGGGCGAGGTTGTGGCGCTGACCGGGTACGAAGGCGCCCGCCGCTTCTATTTTGAAATCCGTCACAGCGGCACCCCCCTTGACCCGGAAGCCTGGCTGGCACCCCACCAAAATCACTGA
- the ftsX gene encoding permease-like cell division protein FtsX, producing the protein MLERSLYLLRRALRNIRQSPVLCGAAIGTVAVALTILAFFGILVLNIQKLTSQWSQQVQVVAYLDQVPAPSVLESWKKSIAALPEVDRVVFVSRGTALERFRQRLGADASLLEGVEEDILPASLEIGLRPEARNRAGAEVVVAALRDRLGLADLRYGQDWLDRFEAFLTLLRTGFLVLGGFLLFAALFIVANTIKLTLYARKDELEVMALVGGTPWFIKTPFLLEGGIQGLCGGGLALAGAALVFHGFLQQGLSTLLLAAGVDGITFLPPIYQLFLVGLGVFLGVAGSLLSLRRLVRA; encoded by the coding sequence GTGCTGGAACGGAGTCTCTACCTCTTGCGACGGGCCTTGCGCAACATTCGGCAAAGCCCGGTGTTGTGCGGCGCCGCAATTGGCACGGTGGCCGTCGCCCTGACCATCCTCGCCTTTTTCGGCATCCTCGTCCTGAATATCCAGAAACTGACCAGCCAGTGGAGTCAGCAAGTCCAGGTGGTCGCTTATCTTGACCAGGTTCCGGCACCCTCCGTTCTGGAGTCCTGGAAGAAATCGATCGCCGCTCTTCCTGAGGTGGATCGGGTCGTTTTCGTCAGTCGCGGCACCGCCCTCGAACGTTTTCGCCAACGGCTTGGCGCCGATGCCTCCCTGCTGGAAGGTGTCGAGGAGGACATCCTGCCCGCCTCGCTTGAAATCGGCCTGCGTCCCGAGGCCCGCAATCGTGCCGGCGCGGAGGTGGTGGTGGCGGCGCTGCGAGACCGGTTGGGGCTGGCCGATCTTCGTTACGGGCAGGACTGGCTCGACCGCTTTGAGGCGTTTCTCACCCTATTGCGCACCGGCTTTCTGGTCCTCGGCGGCTTTTTGCTCTTTGCCGCCCTCTTTATCGTCGCCAACACCATCAAACTGACGCTTTATGCGCGCAAGGATGAATTGGAAGTCATGGCGCTGGTGGGGGGGACCCCCTGGTTTATCAAGACCCCCTTTCTTCTCGAGGGCGGTATCCAGGGGTTGTGCGGCGGCGGCCTGGCCCTGGCCGGTGCGGCGCTGGTGTTTCACGGTTTCCTGCAACAGGGGCTGAGTACCCTGCTGCTGGCGGCAGGGGTTGACGGCATTACCTTTCTCCCCCCGATCTACCAGTTGTTTCTGGTTGGGCTCGGGGTCTTCCTCGGGGTGGCCGGCAGCCTGCTCTCCCTGCGCCGCCTGGTACGGGCCTGA
- the ftsE gene encoding cell division ATP-binding protein FtsE → MIQLFNICKAYQKDASALSDISLKVPKGDFIYITGASGAGKSTLLKLLYAAEKPSRGQILINGLNVTRMGPGRIPYLRRQLGIVFQDFKLIPTRTIFENVAFPLEVQGRKRFEVSKKVYQTLKQVGLEHKLHRRPLELSGGEQQRAAIARALVVDPLVLLADEPTGNLDPEITLDIMELFKGANARGTTVLIATHDRAMISRFPRRQIILDQGRLVEDRTP, encoded by the coding sequence ATGATCCAGCTCTTCAACATCTGCAAGGCCTACCAGAAAGACGCCTCGGCGTTGTCCGATATCTCCCTCAAGGTTCCCAAAGGCGATTTCATCTACATTACCGGGGCCTCGGGCGCCGGCAAATCAACCTTGCTCAAGCTTCTCTACGCGGCTGAAAAACCGAGTCGCGGCCAGATCCTGATCAATGGGCTCAATGTCACCCGCATGGGGCCCGGCCGCATTCCTTATTTGCGGCGGCAACTCGGCATCGTCTTTCAGGATTTCAAGCTGATCCCGACCCGTACCATCTTCGAAAATGTGGCCTTTCCCCTTGAGGTCCAGGGGCGCAAACGCTTCGAGGTCAGTAAAAAGGTCTATCAAACCCTCAAACAGGTCGGTCTGGAGCACAAGCTGCACCGCCGCCCCCTCGAATTGTCCGGTGGCGAACAACAACGGGCAGCCATTGCCCGGGCGCTGGTCGTCGACCCCCTGGTTCTGCTGGCCGATGAGCCGACCGGCAACCTTGATCCGGAAATCACTCTCGATATCATGGAGCTATTCAAAGGGGCGAATGCCCGCGGTACCACGGTCCTGATCGCCACCCACGACCGGGCGATGATCAGCCGATTTCCCCGCCGGCAGATCATTCTCGATCAGGGTCGCCTGGTGGAAGACCGTACTCCCTAG
- a CDS encoding type IV pilin protein, whose product MKFNILPCSCKRGFTLIELLIVMTIIGILASIVVPNYKTSLIRSRETVLMEDLYQMRRSIDGYFADHSRYPDSLNELVDARYLRDIPVDPFTRSADTWVIEPPQPTPEGALAEGGVFDVRSGSDLVGLNGIPYNEW is encoded by the coding sequence ATGAAATTCAACATTTTACCTTGTAGTTGCAAACGCGGATTCACGCTGATCGAACTGTTGATCGTCATGACGATCATCGGCATCCTCGCCAGCATTGTTGTTCCCAACTACAAGACCAGCCTGATCAGGTCCCGGGAAACGGTCCTGATGGAAGATCTTTATCAGATGCGGCGCTCCATTGACGGCTATTTTGCCGATCACTCCCGCTATCCTGATTCACTCAACGAGTTGGTCGATGCCCGCTATTTGCGGGATATCCCGGTCGACCCCTTTACCCGCTCCGCCGATACCTGGGTGATCGAGCCACCCCAACCGACCCCGGAGGGGGCGCTGGCCGAAGGGGGTGTTTTCGATGTCCGCAGCGGGAGTGACCTGGTCGGACTCAATGGCATTCCGTACAACGAGTGGTAG
- a CDS encoding type II secretion system protein codes for MPRPFFSRRGQQGLTLLELLIAMAILGVLASAILPMAEVTVTRTRELELRRSLRMIRVAIDEYKADFDKAKAENKIITSVNETGYPKSLEDLVEGKEWGDLYPFPRKYLRRIPVDPFDTYGQGWGLRAYTDEPDSTVWGGEDVYDVYSQSDATALDGTPYNSW; via the coding sequence ATGCCCCGGCCTTTTTTTTCGCGAAGGGGTCAGCAAGGCCTGACCCTGCTCGAACTGTTGATCGCCATGGCTATCCTCGGCGTCCTCGCCTCGGCGATTCTGCCGATGGCCGAGGTCACAGTGACCCGGACCAGGGAACTGGAACTGCGTCGCTCCCTGCGCATGATCCGGGTCGCTATCGACGAATACAAAGCCGATTTCGATAAGGCAAAGGCGGAGAACAAGATCATTACCTCGGTCAATGAAACCGGCTACCCGAAAAGCCTGGAGGACCTGGTCGAGGGGAAGGAATGGGGAGATCTCTACCCCTTCCCGCGCAAATATCTGCGGCGCATTCCCGTCGACCCCTTCGATACCTATGGTCAGGGGTGGGGCCTGCGGGCCTACACCGATGAACCTGACTCGACGGTTTGGGGGGGGGAGGATGTTTACGATGTCTATTCCCAGAGTGATGCCACTGCGCTCGATGGCACGCCCTATAACAGTTGGTAG